In Nomascus leucogenys isolate Asia chromosome 8, Asia_NLE_v1, whole genome shotgun sequence, a single genomic region encodes these proteins:
- the SMIM18 gene encoding small integral membrane protein 18 encodes MASSHWNETTTSVYQYLGFQVQKIYPFHDNWNTACFVILLLFIFTVVSLVVLAFLYEVLDCCCCVKNKTVKDLKSEPNPLRSMMDNIRKRETEVV; translated from the coding sequence ATGGCTTCCAGCCACTGGAATGAAACCACTACCTCTGTTTATCAGTACCTTGGTTTTCAAGTTCAAAAAATTTACCCTTTCCATGACAACTGGAACACTGCCTGCTTTGTCATcctgcttttatttatatttacagtgGTATCTTTAGTGGTGCTGGCTTTCCTTTATGAAGTGCTTGACTGCTGCTGCTGTGTAAAAAACAAAACCGTGAAAGACTTGAAAAGTGAACCCAACCCTCTTAGAAGTATGATGGACAACATCAGAAAACGTGAAACTGAAGTGGTCTAA